A DNA window from Daucus carota subsp. sativus chromosome 3, DH1 v3.0, whole genome shotgun sequence contains the following coding sequences:
- the LOC108211330 gene encoding rRNA 2'-O-methyltransferase fibrillarin 2, with amino-acid sequence MRPPRGRGGAGGFRGGRGDGGGRGRGRGGGGRGASDRGRGRGRGGRGGRGGGMKGGSKVVVEPHRHEGVFIAKGKEDALCTKNLVPGEAVYNEKRVSVQNEDGTKVEYRVWNPFRSKLAAAILGGVDNIWIEPGAKVLYLGAASGTTVSHVSDLVGPSGVVYAVEFSHRSGRDLVNMAKKRTNVIPIIEDARHPAKYRMLVGMVDVIFSDVAQPDQARILALNATHFLKVGGHFVISIKANCIDSTVPAEAVFAQEVKKLQADQFKPSEQVTLEPFERDHACVVGAYRVPKKQKATAA; translated from the exons ATGAGGCCTCCAAGAG GGCGTGGTGGTGCGGGAGGTTTTCGCGGTGGGCGTGGCGATGGAGGAGGCCGAGGGAGAGGCCGTGGTGGCGGTGGGAGAGGTGCAAGTGATAGAGGACGTGGACGTGGTCGAGGTGGGCGTGGTGGACGTGGCGGTGGAATGAAGGGAGGGAGTAAAGTTGTGGTTGAGCCGCATAGACATGAAGGCGTGTTTATTGCTAAGGGGAAGGAAGATGCACTTTGCACTAAGAATCTGGTTCCCGGGGAGGCTGTTTATAATGAGAAGCGGGTTTCTGTTCAG AACGAAGATGGAACCAAGGTTGAATACAGGGTCTGGAATCCATTCAGATCTAAGTTAGCAGCTGCAATTCTTGGAGGGGTGGACAACATCTGGATT GAACCTGGTGCCAAGGTATTATATCTTGGAGCTGCTTCCGGAACAACCGTCTCTCACGTTTCTGATCTTGTTGGCCCT TCTGGAGTGGTGTATGCTGTTGAATTTTCTCATAGAAGTGGTAGGGATTTGGTTAACATGGCAAAGAAACGAACTAATGTTATACCTATTATTGAGGATGCCAGACATCCTGCCAAGTACCGAATGCTTGTTGGGATGGTAGATGTTATATTTTCTGATGTTGCTCAGCCTGATCAG GCTAGGATTTTGGCTTTAAATGCGACTCACTTCCTGAAAGTTGGAGGTCATTTCGTAATTTCTATCAAG GCAAACTGCATTGACTCGACTGTTCCGGCTGAGGCAGTGTTTGCTCAGGAAGTAAAGAAACTACAAGCGGATCAATTTAAGCCATCTGAGCAGGTTACCTTAGAGCCGTTTGAGAGGGACCATGCTTGTGTTGTTGGTGCATACCGTGTGCCTAAGAAGCAGAAGGCTACTGCTGCCTGA
- the LOC135151541 gene encoding uncharacterized protein LOC135151541, whose amino-acid sequence MLDAASSGALWAKNYDEAYELIEMMVANEYRNPTQRLHQGKAAGFLDVDATTALTAQIKALTMKMDSLVNLGIQQPPSVCELCAGTHSTDQCAKSSESAQFVSNFQRSQQPAPATYHPNNRNHPTFSWSNNQNFMPHPQHQFQQQGARPFNPSGFQQHQALSIKTLENQIGQIANALINRPQGTLPSDNEANPGRKEVKEQVQAVTLRSGRVTKERESATEHNKDESDQQVETPVLSSKSGSGKTFVDTDKNKINEEASKESAKKSSPKADIGVKLVYPPPPFPKRLQKHKLDKQFAKFLEVFKKLQINKPFVEALEQMSSYAKFMKGILSRKLKLEELETMTLTEECSAVLQQKLPPKLMDLGSFTIPCTIGPLSFDKCLCDLGASINLMPLSVFKKLRLPEPKPTNMYLQLADRSITYPRGIVEDILVKVDKLIFPADFVILDFEEDKKIPIILGRSFLATGQTLIDVQKGELTMRVQDQSVTFKVFNAMKFSTDEEECFKVEPLEDVENSEIEQKLRPSTLERVLTGYSDFEDEGVAELKNFQEHLKPSIEEPPNLKLKLPPDLLSDVQFRRLSRRIDNMHDIHRHFAKDLTQALGSAFRAIGVSWKEDEEGTHSFK is encoded by the exons atgctcgatgcagcatcaagtggagctctatgggctaagaactatgatgaggcttatgagttgatcgagatgatggttGCGAATGAATATcggaatcctactcagcgtcttcatcagggcaaagcagcaggatttctagatgttgatgctactacagcctTGACTGCTCAaattaaggctcttactatgaagatgGATTCTTTGGTAAACTTGGGAAttcagcagccaccttcagtttGTGAGCTTTGTGCGGGTACACATtccactgatcagtgtgccaaaTCTAGCGAGtcagctcagtttgtgagcaattttcAGCGATCTCAGCAGCCAGCTCCGGCTACTTATCACCcgaataatcggaatcatcccactttcagctggagcaacaatCAGAACTTCATGCCACACCCGCAACATCaatttcagcagcaaggagctagacctttcaacccttctggttttcaacaaca CCAAGCGTTGTCAATCAAGACTTTAGAGAACCAGATTGGACAGATTGCTAACGCGTTGATTaacagaccacaaggaactcttcctagtgataaCGAGGCCAATCCGGGTAGGAAAGAggtgaaggaacaggtacaggctgtcaccttgaggtccggaaGGGTTACGAAGGAGAGAGAGTCAGCAACAGAGCATAACAAGGAtgagagtgatcaacaggttgaaacacccgtgctctcatctaaGTCTGGTAGTGGAAAAACTTTTGTTGACActgacaagaataaaatcaatgaggaagcaagcaaggaatcAGCCAAGAAGTCTAGTCCTAAAGCTGATATTGGGGTCAAGCTagtatatccacctcccccttttccgaagagacttcagaagcataagctagacaaacaattcgctaaatttctagaggttttcaagaaattacaaatcaacaaaCCTTTTGtggaggctctagaacaaatgtcgagttatgctaaattcatgaaaggtattctatctcggaaactcaaacttgaggaattagagactatgactttgaccgaggagtgtagtgcgGTGCTGCAGCAGAAATTACCTCCGAAACTCATGGATCTGGGGAGTTTCACAATACCGTGTACCATTGGACCattgtcattcgacaagtgtttatgtgacttgggagctagcattaaTCTAATGCCATTatctgtcttcaagaaacttcGGTTACCGGAGCCGAAACCTACAAACATGTacttacaactggctgatcggtccatcacatacccgagaggtatagtggaagacatcttggttaaggtggataagctcatcttccctgctgactttgtcattctagactttgaggaggataagaagattcccatcaTCTTGGGAAGGTCGttcttagctacaggccaaactttgatcgatgtgcaaaaaggagagcttacaatgcgagttcaagatcagagtgtcacCTTTAAGGtgttcaatgcaatgaaattttcaaccgacgaagaagaatgctttaaggtggagccaCTAGAAGATGTTGAAAATTCTGAGATTGAGCAAAAGCTAAGGCCAAGTACCTTAGAGAGAGTCTTAACAGGGTATTCTGATTTCGAAGATGAAGGAGTAGCTgagcttaaaaattttcaagagcatcttaaaccatctattgaagaaCCTCCAAATCTCAAGCTCAAACTACCACCGGATCTCTTAAGTGATGTGCAGTTTAGAAGGTTGTCACGGCGCATTGATAacatgcatgacattcaccgccattttgcaaaggatttgactcaggctcttgggagtgcttttcgagccattggt gtttcttggaaggaggatgAAGAGGGGACTCATAGCTTCAagtga
- the LOC108203932 gene encoding heat shock factor protein HSF8-like, with translation MATEEVNPFIKKLYDMVDDSTTDRVICWGPMNNSFVVKDPEEFERDILPKCFKHNKITSFIRQLNFYGFRKVDPDGWEFANEGFLRGQRHLLKSIVRRKPAHAQNKQPQQPHGQSSTVGACVEVGKFGLEEEVERLKRDKNVLMQELVRSRQQQQTTDTHLQTMVQRLHGMEQRQQQMMSFLSKAVNSPGFLAQFVQQQNESSRLITGGKKKRRLKPDVVPDDHPVTPADGQIVKYQPFMNDGSTAMFSRMMLDASPQLETLTGNTNSIHFGDVTSSCKALDHGRAPLCTSGGTPTSGISDLPLVTGVTAVGPSEEIQSLPVDVTSDAVKMTPFPEITPLVGSQELPAVNLSLKNMLMHEPRLQVAREANVDNSIFLNPTSSTMDENMFLDIDSFNSDSDVMWDSSLIDEILKLTDPSGGQFSLSSPLATNATQIESTPPAASQPSENGESKLQMQDLTEQMELLSSNAKKV, from the exons ATGGCGACTGAAG AAGTGAACCCTTTTATTAAGAAATTATATgatatggttgatgattctacCACCGATAGAGTTATATGTTGGGGCCCAATGAATAATAGCTTCGTTGTGAAGGATCCAGAGGAATTCGAAAGAGACATTTTGCCAAAGTGCTTCAAGCACAATAAAATTACAAGCTTCATCCGCCAGTTGAATTTTTAT GGGTTCAGGAAGGTTGATCCTGACGGATGGGAGTTCGCAAATGAGGGTTTCTTAAGAGGCCAAAGGCATTTGCTAAAAAGCATTGTACGTCGTAAACCGGCTCATGCTCAAAATAAACAGCCTCAGCAGCCACATGGACAGAGCTCAACAGTTGGGGCGTGTGTTGAAGTTGGTAAATTTGGCCTTGAGGAAGAGGTTGAGAGGCTGAAGAGGGACAAGAATGTGCTTATGCAGGAGCTTGTCAGGTCGAGGCAGCAGCAGCAGACAACTGATACACATCTACAAACAATGGTACAACGCCTTCATGGAATGGAACAAAGGCAACAACAAATGATGTCATTCCTGTCAAAGGCTGTGAACAGCCCTGGATTTTTGGCACAGTTTGTACAGCAACAAAATGAGAGCAGCAGGCTCATAACTGGAggcaagaaaaaaagaagactTAAACCAGATGTTGTTCCAGATGATCATCCAGTCACTCCTGCCGATGGGCAGATTGTCAAATACCAGCCTTTTATGAATGATGGTTCAACTGCAATGTTCAGTCGTATGATGTTGGATGCATCTCCTCAGTTGGAAACCTTGACAGGTAATACCAATAGTATTCATTTTGGTGATGTAACATCGTCATGCAAGGCATTAGATCATGGAAGGGCTCCCCTTTGTACGTCTGGAGGGACACCGACTTCAGGGATATCAGATTTGCCATTAGTGACAGGTGTTACAGCTGTTGGCCCTTCGGAAGAGATTCAGTCTTTACCGGTAGATGTCACTTCTGATGCAGTGAAAATGACTCCATTTCCGGAGATAACCCCCCTAGTTGGTTCGCAGGAGTTGCCGGCCGTCAATCTTTCTCTGAAAAACATGCTTATGCATGAGCCTCGCTTACAAGTGGCTCGAGAAGCCAATGTTGATAACAGCATATTTCTGAATCCAACCTCATCAACTATGGATGAGAACATGTTCCTAGATATTGATAGTTTCAATTCTGATTCTGATGTCATGTGGGACAGCTCTTTGATTGATGAGATACTAAAATTAACTGATCCTTCAGGGGGGCAGTTTTCCCTATCGAGTCCATTAGCTACAAATGCCACACAGATCGAATCAACTCCACCAGCTGCATCACAACCCTCGGAAAATGGGGAATCAAAGCTTCAGATGCAAGATCTTACTGAACAGATGGAGCTTCTGTCATCAAATGCAAAAAAGGTCTGA
- the LOC135151542 gene encoding LOW QUALITY PROTEIN: heat shock factor protein HSF8-like (The sequence of the model RefSeq protein was modified relative to this genomic sequence to represent the inferred CDS: inserted 6 bases in 5 codons), with translation MWNSMKNKITSRKDNRGSAPFLAKTYDMVDDPSTDAIVSWXPTNNSFVVWDPPEFSRQLFPNXFKHNNFNSFVRQNTYGFDEVDPDRWEFANEGFLRGQRHXLKSIVRRKPAHAQNKQPQQPHGQSSTVGACVEVGKFGLEEEVERRKRDKNVLMQELVRLRQQQQTTDKHLQTMVQRLHGREQRQQQMMSFLSKAVNSPGFXAQFVQQQNESXQLITEGKKKRRLKPDVVPDDHPVTPADGQIVKYQPFMNDGSTAMFSRMMLDASPQWNLDRDTTSGISDLPLVKRCYSCWPFGRDQSLPVGVTSDAVKMTPFPDITPLVGSQELPAVNLSLKNMLMHEPRLQVAREANVDNSIF, from the exons ATGTGgaactcaatgaaaaataaaattacttctcgaaaagataatagag GGTCCGCCCCGTTTCTTGCCAAAACATACGATATGGTCGATGATCCTTCTACTGACGCTATTGTGTCCT GTCCCACTAACAATAGCTTCGTCGTCTGGGACCCACCTGAGTTCTCCAGACAGCTCTTCCCAAA CTTCAAACACAATAATTTTAACAGCTTCGTTCGACAAAATACTTAT GGATTTGAT GAAGTTGATCCTGACCGATGGGAGTTCGCAAATGAGGGTTTCTTAAGAGGCCAAAGGC TTCTTAAAAGCATTGTACGTCGTAAACCGGCTCATGCGCAAAATAAACAGCCTCAGCAGCCACATGGACAGAGCTCAACAGTTGGGGCGTGTGTTGAAGTTGGTAAATTTGGCCTTGAGGAAGAGGTTGAGAGGCGGAAGAGGGACAAGAATGTGCTTATGCAGGAGCTTGTCAGGTTGAGGCAGCAGCAGCAGACAACTGATAAACATCTACAAACAATGGTACAACGCCTTCATGGAAGGGAACAAAGGCAACAACAAATGATGTCATTCCTGTCAAAGGCTGTGAATAGCCCTGGAT TGGCACAGTTTGTACAGCAACAAAATGAGA AGCAGCTCATAACTGAAGGCAAGAAAAAAAGGAGACTTAAACCAGATGTTGTTCCAGATGATCATCCAGTCACTCCTGCTGATGGGCAGATTGTCAAATACCAGCCTTTTATGAATGATGGTTCAACTGCGATGTTCAGTCGTATGATGTTGGATGCATCTCCTCAGTGGAACCTTGACAG GGACACGACTTCAGGGATATCAGATTTGCCATTAGTGAAGAGGTGTTACAGCTGTTGGCCCTTCGGAAGAGATCAGTCTTTACCGGTAGGTGTCACTTCTGATGCAGTGAAAATGACTCCATTTCCGGATATAACCCCCCTAGTTGGTTCGCAGGAGTTGCCGGCCGTCAATCTTTCTCTGAAAAACATGCTTATGCATGAGCCTCGCTTACAAGTGGCTCGAGAAGCCAATGTTGATAACAGCATATTCTGA